From the Halorubellus sp. JP-L1 genome, one window contains:
- a CDS encoding sugar phosphate isomerase/epimerase translates to MTDRRIAISEITTAEWGFEADVEAYGETDGVEGIGVWRDKLAAYDGDPTEAASLIDDAGLDVCSLVFAGGFTDADEFDEAVADAEAAIEDAATLGAPVLMVLAGPRLGVSAAAGDELVREALERLAPIAREAGVELALEPLHPVDATRFSSVVTLSQALSLVDGVDGAGVMYDTWNTWWDPEVFDGIERAGDDIAAVHVADWRHPSDQPRDRAVPGEGEAPLTDLLAAVEAAGYDGWYEVELFTEQYEPDEYPELLERCVAGVRDVFPE, encoded by the coding sequence ATGACCGACCGGCGGATCGCAATCAGCGAGATCACGACCGCGGAGTGGGGGTTCGAGGCGGACGTCGAAGCGTACGGCGAGACCGACGGCGTGGAGGGGATCGGCGTCTGGCGCGACAAGCTGGCCGCGTACGACGGCGACCCGACCGAGGCGGCCTCGCTGATCGACGACGCGGGCCTCGACGTCTGTTCGCTCGTCTTCGCCGGTGGGTTCACGGACGCCGACGAGTTCGACGAGGCCGTGGCCGACGCCGAGGCGGCGATCGAGGACGCCGCGACGCTCGGCGCACCCGTCCTGATGGTGCTCGCGGGCCCCCGACTCGGGGTCAGCGCGGCGGCGGGCGACGAACTCGTCCGCGAGGCGCTCGAGCGTCTCGCACCTATAGCTCGGGAGGCGGGCGTGGAACTGGCACTCGAGCCGCTCCACCCGGTCGACGCGACGCGGTTCTCGTCGGTCGTGACGCTCTCCCAGGCGCTCTCGCTCGTCGACGGCGTCGACGGCGCCGGCGTCATGTACGACACGTGGAACACGTGGTGGGACCCCGAGGTGTTCGACGGCATCGAGCGCGCTGGCGACGACATCGCCGCGGTTCACGTCGCCGACTGGCGGCATCCGAGCGACCAGCCTCGCGACCGGGCCGTTCCGGGCGAGGGCGAGGCGCCGTTGACCGACCTCCTGGCCGCCGTCGAGGCCGCTGGCTACGACGGGTGGTACGAGGTCGAACTGTTCACCGAGCAGTACGAGCCCGACGAGTACCCGGAGTTGCTCGAGCGGTGCGTCGCCGGCGTGCGTGACGTGTTCCCCGAGTGA
- a CDS encoding acetone carboxylase subunit gamma gives MRQMDLHLAVDDGRVVCRSCGEDVCAADENYKLHALCDRKPLTEAGPLINDPSEYVDDEMEFRQFYCPGCGTLLENEVIEADHEPVHDKQLYES, from the coding sequence ATGAGGCAGATGGACCTCCACCTGGCAGTCGACGACGGCCGCGTCGTCTGCCGCTCGTGCGGCGAAGACGTCTGTGCAGCGGACGAGAACTACAAGCTGCACGCGCTCTGCGACCGGAAGCCGCTCACGGAAGCCGGCCCCCTCATCAACGACCCGTCTGAGTACGTCGACGACGAGATGGAGTTCCGCCAGTTCTACTGCCCCGGCTGCGGGACCTTGCTGGAGAACGAAGTGATCGAGGCCGACCACGAACCCGTCCACGACAAACAGCTCTACGAGAGCTGA